Sequence from the Gloeocapsopsis dulcis genome:
TTACGAGATCAAAAATACCTAGAGGATCTCTGGCAGAACGGTAATGCTCCTTGGCAGGTTTGGTAGCACATTACTGCACTATTAAAGTTATTTTTTCAGCTTTCATAAGTTTTAACAAAATGGTTGTGTGTTTTTTGAACTTAGAGGAAAAGTTAGTGTTTTTGATAGGATTTATCACTGGTTTAGCAGTTGCTTTCATTGGTTCCACTGTGCTTTCTATTTTCATTATGAGTTGGCTGAGATTTCAGCCACGAGTTACTAAAGAGACAAAACGCCGTTTTTATCCAAGGCAAACTGCTTCAGAAGAAAAAAATAATATATGATTTCGCAATTGTAGATTGATCTATCTGCGGAAACCTTTGTCTTTCGAGGACACACGCACTTAAATCAGTTGGAGTATCTCATTCACACTCAGCAAATCGACTGAAATTTCTTTTGGAGACATGATGAAATTTACTAAAACTAAGCTTAAAGATGCATTCATTATTGATTTAGAGCAACGACAAGATCATCGAGGTTTTTTTGCACGCACCTTCTGTGCACAGGAATTTGCAGCGCATGGTCTTAAACCAGTTATTGCACAATGCAATTTATCTTTCAATTACAAAAAGGGTACGCTGCGGGGAATGCATTATCAAATTGCCCCAGCCCGCGAAGCGAAGTTAATTCGCTGTACTCAGGGCGCGATCTATGACGTCATTATCGATATGCGCCCTGATTCTCCGACTTTTCTAGAACACATTGGCGTAGAATTAACCGTTGAAAATCGTCGGGCTTTATACGTACCAGCGATGTGTGCCCACGGCTATCAAACGCTTGTCGATAACACTGAGGTTATATATCAAGTTAGTGGATTTTATGCTCCAAACTATGAGCGTGGTCTGCGCTATGACGACCCAACCTTTAATATTGCATGGCCACTCCCTGTCAGTCAAATTTCCCAGAAAGATACGGCTTGGTGTTTATTTCAATCCTTCTTTATGGGAGCTAAATCGTGATAATTGTTGATAGGGTGCTGCAAGCTTGTGCTGTAACTGAGCCTAACCCCCGTTTTAAGACTGAACCCAAGGTCGGTGTCAGTGTCCCCTAATCTCTGCTATACCCAACACTAGGATTCAATTCAATTACCTGAAAACTTATTTGCTGTCCAAAACTAGGTGCAAAACACTAGCACATAAAAAACATAGTATAAGTTTATACTCTAAATACCATCGATAACTGAAATAAGACAGGTTAATATGAGCTTTAATCGATGCTTTATGCTAGCACCAAGTAAAATTAGAGTTCTACTCATTGGAAACGTAATTGGAGCATATCGTTCCCAAACTCTTATTAAGTTTCTACTTGACTCTGAATGCTGTATTTCGTTAATTTCTCCAAAATTTTATTGGACACAATCTCAAACACGTTCTGTTAAGACACGTATTTTGGAACTATTATTTATTGCTGAGTTCTATTTAAAGGCTTATTTGGCAGATGTAATCTATGTCTTACCCTTAAACAACTACTTTATTAAACGAGCTATTCAAGTAGCAAAATTTTTTAATAAGAAATTAGTTGTAGAAATGTATATATTATCATATGACACTTTTATAGAAGACAAGAAGAAATACCTACCTAATAGCCCACAAGCTAAATGCATAGCAGAAAGAGATAGGCTTTCCCTAACACAGCCAGACTATATTGTGACTACAGCAAAATACCAGCTTAAACACTGGGAGCAACAATTGAATATTAAGGTAAATCTAGACAAAGTTTTTATTGCTCCTATTTTTAGTGATAATGTCTTGGAATCTAGAAGATCATTCATGCAAGATGGTCAATTAAAAATTTGCTGGTGGGGAAATTTTATCCCTTTACATGGATTAGATAATATTCTCCAGGCAATCCAGATTTTAACAAAAAAACAAGTACAATTTACTTGCACTTTATTCGGTGTAGATAGTCCTTTTTTTGAAGTATACGAAAATAAAATTCATTCATATCAAATTGAAGATCATGTTGTTCTGAGAAAGGATTTAAAGTTCTCTAACTATTCTCTACCTTTGTACTTAATTAATAATTGTGACTTAGCATTAGGAATTTTTGGTAATACAAAAAAAGCATACAACGCTGTGCCAAATAAACTAATTGATGCATTATCAATGGGGATACCAAGTTTAACAATGAGGTCTCCAGCTTTGGAGGAGTTTTTTGAGCTAGAAACAGATTTCTGGACGTGTGAACCTTCACCCGAATCCATAGCTAATGCAATATATGCAATTGCAAATAATGCTGCTCCTCAAATTAACTGGGAGCAATCTCGGCAGAAAGTATTAAGAATATTTAGTGCTACTCAATATCAAGATATTGTTAGTCAAATTTTACACACAGTTACAGTTGACTAATAAAACAAAAATACTTGAAGAGGCAAAAAGTAAAATATTTTTTTACAAATGATACTAGTACCAAATCAAGAAAAATTGCTTTATGAGTATGCCTAACTTTTTGATTATAGGTGCAGCTAAATCTGGAACAACTGCACTTTATGAATATTTAAAAGCTCACCCACAGATTTACACGAGTCCGATCAAAGAGCCTAAATTCTTTGGATTAGAAGGAGAAAAATTAAATTTTCAAGGTCCAGATGATGAAAAGGCAAATAACACCATTATTACTAATATCAAAGCATATCAATCTCTTTTCCAAGGTGTTTCAAATGAAACAGCTATTGGTGAAGCGTCTCCTTGGTATCTCTACCTTCACAAAGCTCCCATTCAAATCTATAAATATATGCCTCAAGTAAAACTAATTGCTATTTTACGTAATCCTGCTGATAGAGCCTACTCGAATTTTTTGCATCAATGTCAATATTGTGCCGAACCCCTAACTGATTTTGCCCAAGCGCTTCGTGAGGAAGACACACGGATGCATAGTAATTGGAGACCTTTTTGGCATTATAAGCAACTAGGTTTTTACTATGTTCAACTGAAGCGATATTTTGAGCTATTCGATCGCAGTCAGATTAGAGTTTATCTATATGAAGAGTTATGCGATCACCCGATTGACTTGCTACAAGACATCTTCTGTTTCTTGGGTGTAGATGATAGATTTATCCCTGATATATCTAAGAAATATAATGTAACCTTTATTCCCAAAAACCATCCATTACGCACTGTATATAGTCAACCGAATTTCATCAGTTTTATTCAGAGCTTATTTTCAAACACAATAAGCGATCATTGTAATAATTTCAAAAAATCTTCAATCAAGCCACTGTCATTAAAGGTACGAAAGCAGCTTATCGAAGAATATCGCCAGGATATTTTACAGCTTCAAGAACTCATCCAGCAGGATCTTTCTCATTGGTTAACTTGTGAGATTCACTAAGTGCGATCGCTGAGTATCTAGCTGAACTTAAAAATTTTCAAAATATCACTGCTTCACTCCAGTTCTAAATTATTTAATTATGATACCTGCGCTACCGCAACGAATTTGGACTCGTTTTGATCGTGCTTGGCATTTGGCTGGGGTAAAGGGCATCGTCTCAACCAAATGGTCAATGTTTTGGATGCAATTTGCTGGATTAGGTTATTTAGGACGAACTGCAACTTGGATTGCAACCTGGTTTGCTCCACCATACAAGGAACGCCGTCGTTTGGCTCGTTACAACTCAAAAGGCTATGTTGCGCCTAGTGCAACTATCCATCATCCTCATCTGCAACTCGGCGCTCATGTTTTTATTGGCGATCGCGTCATCATCTTTCGTGACACCAATGGCGGTTTCGTAGAACTAGCTGAACGCGTTCACTTGCACAATGATACCTGTATTCAAACAGGCGATGGCGGCAGCCTTAAGATTGGTTCTGATACGCACATTCAACCCCGTTGCCAGTTTTCTGCCTACAAGGGACACATTGAGATTGGTTGTGGCGTCCAAATTGCACCAAACTGTGCTTTTTACCCCTATGACCACGGCATAGCACCAAGGGAGTTAATTAAGCAACAACCGCTGCAAACGAAAGGAGGCATTATCGTTGATGACGACGCCTGGTTAGGTTTCGGTGTCATTGTTTTAGATGGAGTCAGAATTGGCAAGGGTGCCGTGGTTGGTGCTGGTGCTGTTGTCACAAAAGATGTACCCGATGGCGCGATCGCGGTAGGTGTGCCAGCACGTGCGATCGCAATGCGCAAATAAACAAAGCTTGGCGAATCGCTACTAGACAAACATAGACGCGCAGCGGCTTCCCGCAGGGTAGTCCACCAATTCAGAGTGGTGAAGTGTTGAGTTAGGCAAATTTTTTATAATTCAAAATTCAAAATTCAAAACTTGCTTGGGTAGCCCCGACTTCAGTCGGAGGACATCTGTAATTCATCTAATAAAAATAATTATGTTAATTGATACATTGATGTTACCGGAAAACACGCTGATTGAGAGTGATATTTGTATTGTTGGCGCTGGTGCTGCTGGAATAACACTAGCGCGAGAATTGTGCGGTCAACCATATAAAATTTGCTTGCTAGAAAGTGGCGGATTAGACTTTGATGAAGTTACTCAATCGCTCTATCAAGGTAAAAATGTAGGAGTTCCATACTTCCCTGTGAGCGAGTCACGCGCTCGACATTTTGGTGGTTCTACTAATCTTTGGGGCGGTACTTGCCGACCGCTTGACGAAATTGATTTTGAGTACCGCCCATGGATGCCTTATAGTAGCTGGCCTTTCACCAAAGCAGAGTTAAACCCATACTACAAGCGTTCTCAAAAAGTTTGTGGGTTGGAACGTTTTGATTACGAGTTTGCAGATTGGGAAAACGATTTAAGACGTCAGTATCGTTTTAATCTACCACTACCAGAAGATCGCCTTGTGACTTATATGTTTCAAGTCATGTCGCGGGAACGGTTGCGCTTTGGTGAAGTTTACAAAACAGAATTTGAGCAGGCAGCAAACATTAACATCTACCTTCATGCAAATGTCGTAAACATTGAAACTAACGATACTGCTAAAGCTGTAACGCGGCTACATGTTGCTAATTTAGCAGGTCACAAATTTTGGGTATCAGCAAAAATCTTTATTCTTGCGTGTGGTGGAATTGAGAATCCCCGTCTCTTGCTAGCGTCAAACAGTGTTTGTCGCAATGGACTAGGCAATCAATATGACCTTGTTGGAAGATTTTTCATGGAGCATCCTTATATTAGATCAGGTAAGATTTTACTGGCAAAACCAAATGCTTTGTACCCCACAGGTCCACAGCAAAAGATTCAAGTTGCACAAACTCGTCTGTTCACAGCCTTAGCTCTCTCCAAAACAGTTCAAGAACGCGAGCAAATTCTCAATTTCGCGGTTAGACTTGTACCGATTTTTCCGGAATGGCTAAAAGCTCTGCAACGGCTTAAGAATCGAGAGGAGCCAGAAAAGGCATTTAATGATCGCTTCTCTTCTGTTGTTAGTGACTTGAGTAAAGTCATTGCTAATCTAGATAAGGTCATTGCGCGAACTTGGGTAAAACGGAAATTTAAACATCCGCCATTTCCCCAGCAATTTTTTGAAACTCACCTGATATCAGAGCAAGCTCCTAATCCTGATAGTCGCGTTATGCTTAGCTCTGAACGTGACAAGTTAGGAATTCCTCGAATTCAACTAGACTGGCGTTTGAGTCCGATTGACAAGTATACGATTTATCGATCGCAGCAGTTAATTCAAGCAGAACTAGCGCGGACTCGGCTGGGTCAAGTGCAAATTGAACTAACAAACGATGATACTTCTTGGCGATCGCTCCTCGAACGCTCGCAGCAGATTCTTGATCAGGCGATCTCTCGTTCTGATTCCAGTCAGCTTGAAATCGTACTTCATGAAGATAAGTATTGGCAATCGCTGCGCGGTTCCTATCATCATATTGGTACGACGCGCATGAGTACTAACCCCAAACTTGGTGTCGTCAACGCAGATTGTCAAGTTCACGGTATTAGTAATCTCTATGTCACTGGTAGCTCTGTTTTCCCCACAAGCGGTCTTTCTAATCCGACACTCACCATTGTTGCACTAGCGATCCGGCTTGCTGACCACATTAAAGATCGGATGCAAGTTGGAATTCATCAGAAAGTGATACCGTTTTGCTATCAAGCAAATACATAACCGGCATTAAGACGTTTGGTGTTGGAAGCAATGCTGATTTCTGATACTTGGAAGTGCGATCGCAGGATTTTTAAACATTAAATAACTATATAAATATGATGTTTAACTTGCGCAATTTTTACATTTGCTTCCGCTTCACATGTAGTAAAAAACAGAAATAATATGCTATTGTAGAAAGACATGAGAGTAAAATTCGGTTGCAGCGTTTGTTTTTAGAATTGATGGGCTTTTTCCTTTTAGTTTTGACAGGCTTCTCTCCGAAATCTAGATCTCTACACCTTTCTGATTTAGGAGACAACATATGTCAGTTTATGTAGGTAACTTATCCTACGAGGTTTCACAAGAAGACCTCAGCGCAGTTTTTGCAGAATATGGTTCTGTAAAGCGTGTTCAGCTACCCACTGACCGTGAAACAGGTCGGGTGCGTGGCTTTGGTTTCGTAGAAATGGATACAGATTCAGAAGAAGACTTAGCGATTGAGGCGCTAGATGGCGCAGAATGGATGGGTCGGACTTTGAGAGTTAACAAAGCAAAGCCCAGAGAAGACAGAGGCTCATTTAATGGCGGAAACCGCAGAAACAACAGTTTTTCGGCTCGCTACTAAATACAGAAAACTAGTGCAATAGCGAAGCGCTGCTGAGTTTGCCCTTGGCGTTCTCGAAGGATAGCGCAGATCGCATTAGTTGTAAAAACCAACTTTAATATTTAAGAGGCTTAGGCAAGTTGCTTGAGCCTTTTTTTGTACCAGTGTTGCATATTGTGCAAGTATCTAACTGCATCAAGCTAGCGTTATGCGCGAATAAATGCACTTCAGATTTCAGAAGCACAAAGTGTAAACTCAGATGTTGCACTCGCAAAATTCTAAAATGACGGAGATTTAAACCTTGGGTATAGAATTACGCAGTTATGTATTTCTAGACAGGTTGCAGCCTCAGCACGCAGCTTATATGGGAACAGTGGCTTTAGGGTTCTTGCCTTTGCCAGGTGATGCCTCTCTTTGGATTGAAATTTCGCCAGGTATTGAGATCAACCGAATTATGGACATTGCTCTGAAATCAACTTCTGTACGTCCAGGAGTGCAAGTTGTTGAACGACTTTACGGACTTCTCGAAGTACATTCGAGCAAACAAGGCGATACACGAACTGCGGGTAAGGCAATTTTAGAAGCATTAGGTGTTCGAGAACGGGAGTGTCTCAAACCATACGTTATTTCTAGTCAAATTATCCGCAACATTGATTCCCACCATACACAATTAATCAATCGCACCCGCAGAGGGCAAATGATTTTAGCAGGGCAAACGCTGTATGTGATGGAAGTTCAACCTGCAGCCTACGCAGCTTTAGCCGCGAATGAAGCCGAGAAAGCCGCGATGATTAATATCTTAGAAATTCAGGCTGTTGGTAGTTTCGGACGCCTTTACTTGGGTGGAGAAGAACGGGATATTTTAGCAGGTTCAAGCGCCGCATTAGCAGCAATTGAAAACGTAGTTGGACGTGAAAACCCTGCAAGTGCGCGTAAGGAATAGTCTGGTCATAAGTTAAAGTTGAAAGTTGGTGCTGCTTGATTGAAGGAGACTTTGGATGGCGAATATCGAGCATCTTGCATTACTACAGCAGGGTGCAATAAAGTGGCTTGAGTGGAGGAAGAAAAACATCCAAATAAAACCAGACTTGAGCGAAGCTGATTTGAGCGAAGCTAACTTTAGAGGTGCTAATCTGATTGCAGTTAACCTCCGCAGAGCTGATCTCAGCAAGACTAAACTGATTGCAGCTAACCTTACTAAAGCTAACTTAAGTGCAGCTAATCTCAACAACTCTGAACTCATCGATGCTAATCTTCAACAAGTCGAACTTGTCGATGCTCAGTTAACAGAAGCTCAACTTACTGGAGCAGATTTAAGCCATGCTAATCTCATTGGAGCAGATCTTAAAGGCGCAGACTTAAGACGAGTTGATCTGAGTCAGGCCAACTTAATTGCAACTGAGTTGCAATGGGCTAATTTGAAAGAGGCAGATTTAAGTGCAGCAGACTTGAGGCGCGCTAATCTCAGTTACGCTAACTTAATGGCAGCTAATTTGAGCCATGCAAACTTGAGTCATGCAAATCTCTACGAAGCTGAGTTGATTGGTTCTTAC
This genomic interval carries:
- the rfbC gene encoding dTDP-4-dehydrorhamnose 3,5-epimerase, encoding MMKFTKTKLKDAFIIDLEQRQDHRGFFARTFCAQEFAAHGLKPVIAQCNLSFNYKKGTLRGMHYQIAPAREAKLIRCTQGAIYDVIIDMRPDSPTFLEHIGVELTVENRRALYVPAMCAHGYQTLVDNTEVIYQVSGFYAPNYERGLRYDDPTFNIAWPLPVSQISQKDTAWCLFQSFFMGAKS
- a CDS encoding glycosyltransferase, with product MLAPSKIRVLLIGNVIGAYRSQTLIKFLLDSECCISLISPKFYWTQSQTRSVKTRILELLFIAEFYLKAYLADVIYVLPLNNYFIKRAIQVAKFFNKKLVVEMYILSYDTFIEDKKKYLPNSPQAKCIAERDRLSLTQPDYIVTTAKYQLKHWEQQLNIKVNLDKVFIAPIFSDNVLESRRSFMQDGQLKICWWGNFIPLHGLDNILQAIQILTKKQVQFTCTLFGVDSPFFEVYENKIHSYQIEDHVVLRKDLKFSNYSLPLYLINNCDLALGIFGNTKKAYNAVPNKLIDALSMGIPSLTMRSPALEEFFELETDFWTCEPSPESIANAIYAIANNAAPQINWEQSRQKVLRIFSATQYQDIVSQILHTVTVD
- a CDS encoding sulfotransferase family protein yields the protein MSMPNFLIIGAAKSGTTALYEYLKAHPQIYTSPIKEPKFFGLEGEKLNFQGPDDEKANNTIITNIKAYQSLFQGVSNETAIGEASPWYLYLHKAPIQIYKYMPQVKLIAILRNPADRAYSNFLHQCQYCAEPLTDFAQALREEDTRMHSNWRPFWHYKQLGFYYVQLKRYFELFDRSQIRVYLYEELCDHPIDLLQDIFCFLGVDDRFIPDISKKYNVTFIPKNHPLRTVYSQPNFISFIQSLFSNTISDHCNNFKKSSIKPLSLKVRKQLIEEYRQDILQLQELIQQDLSHWLTCEIH
- a CDS encoding acyltransferase, translating into MIPALPQRIWTRFDRAWHLAGVKGIVSTKWSMFWMQFAGLGYLGRTATWIATWFAPPYKERRRLARYNSKGYVAPSATIHHPHLQLGAHVFIGDRVIIFRDTNGGFVELAERVHLHNDTCIQTGDGGSLKIGSDTHIQPRCQFSAYKGHIEIGCGVQIAPNCAFYPYDHGIAPRELIKQQPLQTKGGIIVDDDAWLGFGVIVLDGVRIGKGAVVGAGAVVTKDVPDGAIAVGVPARAIAMRK
- a CDS encoding GMC oxidoreductase is translated as MLIDTLMLPENTLIESDICIVGAGAAGITLARELCGQPYKICLLESGGLDFDEVTQSLYQGKNVGVPYFPVSESRARHFGGSTNLWGGTCRPLDEIDFEYRPWMPYSSWPFTKAELNPYYKRSQKVCGLERFDYEFADWENDLRRQYRFNLPLPEDRLVTYMFQVMSRERLRFGEVYKTEFEQAANINIYLHANVVNIETNDTAKAVTRLHVANLAGHKFWVSAKIFILACGGIENPRLLLASNSVCRNGLGNQYDLVGRFFMEHPYIRSGKILLAKPNALYPTGPQQKIQVAQTRLFTALALSKTVQEREQILNFAVRLVPIFPEWLKALQRLKNREEPEKAFNDRFSSVVSDLSKVIANLDKVIARTWVKRKFKHPPFPQQFFETHLISEQAPNPDSRVMLSSERDKLGIPRIQLDWRLSPIDKYTIYRSQQLIQAELARTRLGQVQIELTNDDTSWRSLLERSQQILDQAISRSDSSQLEIVLHEDKYWQSLRGSYHHIGTTRMSTNPKLGVVNADCQVHGISNLYVTGSSVFPTSGLSNPTLTIVALAIRLADHIKDRMQVGIHQKVIPFCYQANT
- a CDS encoding RNA recognition motif domain-containing protein; this translates as MSVYVGNLSYEVSQEDLSAVFAEYGSVKRVQLPTDRETGRVRGFGFVEMDTDSEEDLAIEALDGAEWMGRTLRVNKAKPREDRGSFNGGNRRNNSFSARY
- a CDS encoding pentapeptide repeat-containing protein codes for the protein MANIEHLALLQQGAIKWLEWRKKNIQIKPDLSEADLSEANFRGANLIAVNLRRADLSKTKLIAANLTKANLSAANLNNSELIDANLQQVELVDAQLTEAQLTGADLSHANLIGADLKGADLRRVDLSQANLIATELQWANLKEADLSAADLRRANLSYANLMAANLSHANLSHANLYEAELIGSYLHLADLEQINLSEAHLNGAYLFGANLSGANLFKADLRWTNLSKANFTGANLSRANFTGANLSRANFTGAILNQVDFTGANLSKANFQDVAMPNGTICY